Proteins co-encoded in one Ananas comosus cultivar F153 linkage group 15, ASM154086v1, whole genome shotgun sequence genomic window:
- the LOC109721749 gene encoding peroxygenase-like produces MDCRSDASLATEAAGAPVTKERKLNLDLQQELPKPYLARALVAVDPSHPNGTEGWDNRNMSVLQQHVAFFDRNGDGKVYPWETYQGFRAIGCGFLTSLGAAIFVNLFLSFPTQQGWIPSPLFPIYIRNIHKAKHGSDSETYDTEGRFDPSKFDAIFSKYARTHANALTANEVSTMLKANRNALDFIGRVINFAEWELLYSLGKDENGLLHRETVRSVFDGSLFVQLEEEKKKKMTMKSI; encoded by the exons ATGGACTGCAGGAGCGATGCATCTTTGGCGACAGAAGCCGCCGGCGCTCCGGTGACGAAGGAACGAAAGCTCAACCTCGACCTCCAGCAGGAGCTCCCTAAACCAT ATCTAGCGCGGGCACTGGTGGCAGTTGATCCGAGCCATCCAAATGGAACAGAAGGGTGGGACAACCGTAACATGAGCGTGCTCCAGCAACACGTAGCATTTTTCGATCGAAATGGGGATGGAAAAGTGTATCCATGGGAAACATACCAAG GTTTTCGTGCAATTGGTTGTGGATTCTTAACATCTCTTGGCGCTGCTATCTTCGTAAATCTTTTCCTGAGTTTTCCCACCCAACAA GGATGGATaccttctcctctctttccCATTTACATAAGAAACATCCACAAAGCAAAGCATGGAAGTGACTCTGAGACCTACGACACAGAAGGAAG ATTCGACCCATCGAAGTTCGACGCTATTTTCAGCAAATATGCAAGAACTCATGCAAATGCTTTAACTGCAAACGAGGTATCCACAATGCTGAAAGCCAATCGCAACGCCTTGGATTTCATTGGACG GGTTATCAATTTTGCAGAATGGGAGCTTCTTTACTCACTGGGGAAAGATGAGAACGGTTTGTTACACCGCGAAACTGTCAGAAGCGTCTTCGATGGTAGTTTATTTGTGCAGcttgaggaggagaagaagaagaagatgacgaTGAAATCGATCTAA